One Hippoglossus hippoglossus isolate fHipHip1 chromosome 5, fHipHip1.pri, whole genome shotgun sequence genomic window carries:
- the LOC117761587 gene encoding uncharacterized protein LOC117761587, whose amino-acid sequence MRGLFTTQSQNCYREQIQKEMLTRLSWTSRYATNYPTCCKLDTKPSMEAPQLPAASARPRAALPPVPSAPKKRQSDLRPHPPPPPPVDGRLSVAPTMKPVSPRTSKALYQDSSHNGKGRRLYLQRRGLIRPEEKFEFPLLSSWEYGWRLGDYTLDYRTPCRARSSVVRNTFFTRNGVFSSPSATDTLG is encoded by the exons ATGCGTGGCTTGTTCACGACTCAGAGTCAGAACTGCTACCGGGAGCAGATTCAGAAGGAGATGTTGACTCGTTTGTCCTGGACGAGCCGCTACGCCACCAACTACCCGACCTGCTGCAAACTCGACACCAAGCCCAGCATGGAGGCCCCACAGCTGCCTGCAGCGTCTGCCCGGCCCCG GGCTGCCCTGCCTCCTGTTCCCAGCGCACCCAAGAAGAGGCAGAGCGACCTtcgtcctcatcctcctcctcctcctcctgtggacGGTCGGCTCAGTGTGGCTCCCACCATGAAGCCGGTTTCTCCACGGACCTCAAAGGCTCTTTATCAGGACTCCTCTCATAAC gggaaAGGTCGGCGCCTGTACCTGCAGAGACGAGGCCTGATCCGACCTGAGGAGAAGTTTGAGTTTCCTCTGCTCTCGTCCTGGGAGTACGGATGGAGGCTGG GTGACTACACGCTGGATTACAGGACTCCCTGCAGAGCCAGGTCGTCGGTGGTGAGGAACACCTTCTTCACCAGGAACGGTGTGTTCAGCAGCCCGTCAGCCACCGACACGCTGGGCTGA
- the c1qb gene encoding complement C1q subcomponent subunit B, whose protein sequence is MAPQWLSFSTAGMLLLVHVAPSFTQTSCSGGAPGIPGIPGTHGPYGTDGPKGARGDPGESGKTLRGRKGTPGLPGPPGRPGMKGDLGMPGPPGFPGVIGKRGKPFSSSDQEKPLFSRKRVVSESPEMDTAIIFNREILSDVDEQLQGGSLTNGSFTCVIRGIYFFSYHISARSRVCLNLMKDSSVQTTLCDTADGFLVTSGSAVLQLNAGDTVSVHTTKFNSMLTSQSSTSHTFTGFLVFPTA, encoded by the exons ATG GCCCCCCAGTGGCTGAGCTTCAGTACTGCAGGGATGCTGCTCCTGGTTCACGTGGCCCCGTCCTTCACGCAGACGTCGTGCAGCGGAGGAGCCCCGGGGATTCCTGGGATCCCGGGAACTCACGGGCCCTACGGCACCGATGGTCCCAAGGGAGCGAGGGGAGATCCAG GTGAGTCCGGAAAGACTCTCAGGGGTCGGAAGGGGACACCGGGTCTTCCGGGCCCCCCGGGCCGGCCTGGGATGAAGGGGGATCTGGGTATGCCGGGGCCCCCCGGGTTTCCAGGGGTGAtaggaaagagagggaaacCCTTCAGCAGCTCCGACCAAGAGAAACCTTTGTTCTCCAGAAAACGTGTGGTGTCAGAATCCCCGGAGATGGACACGGCCATCATCTTCAACAG AGAGATTTTGTCGGACGTGGATGAACAGCTTCAGGGAGGTTCTCTGACAAACGGGAGTTTCACATGTGTCATCAGAGGCATCTACTTCTTCAGTTACCACATTTCAGCAAGGAGCCGA GTTTGTCTGAACCTGATGAAGGACTCCAGTGTTCAGACGACGCTGTGCGACACGGCTGATGGTTTCCTGGTCACCTCCGGCTCTGCGGTCCTGCAGCTGAACGCCGGAGACACGGTCTCGGTCCACACAACCAAGTTCAACAGCATGCTGACGAGCCAGAGCAGCACCAGTCACACCTTCACCGGCTTCCTCGTCTTCCCCACGGCCTGA
- the LOC117761987 gene encoding complement C1q subcomponent subunit C-like: MLPHFSLVMGALLSLAVSQLVALETCQATGMPGIPGMPGLPGKDGRDGEKGVKGETGAQRRGGGGQQNGEKGEPGTMGFPGKRGQSGESGKPGAPGFEGPPGEPGEHGTVGVQQRAAFSVARGTNDFPERNSVIRFTTVITNINNDYDTGTGHFRCRVPGTYYFVFHASLEDRLCVLMKLDGKLLLPFCDLRRGRRQVTSGGLTVYLSRDQEVWLETKDYRGMRGKPSGYSIFSGFLLRPH; encoded by the exons ATGCTCCCTCACTTCTCTCTTGTGATGGGAGCCCTGCTCTCATTGGCCGTATCCCAGCTGGTTGCTTTGGAGACCTGCCAAGCAACAGGGATGCCCGGGATACCAG GTATGCCTGGGCTGCCCGGCAAAGACGGTCgtgatggagagaaaggagtGAAAGGAGAAACAG GAGCACAGCGGCGCGGCGGTGGCGGCCAACAGAACGGAGAGAAGGGCGAACCGGGGACGATGGGATTCCCTGGTAAACGAGGTCAGAGTGGGGAGTCAGGGAAACCCGGGGCCCCAGGGTTTGAAGGACCTCCTGGAGAACCAGGAGAACACGG GACGGTTGGAGTCCAGCAGAGGGCGGCCTTCAGCGTGGCCAGAGGCACCAATGATTTCCCGGAGAGAAATAGCGTCATTCGTTTCACTACAGTCATCACCAACATCAACAATGACTACGACACAGGCACAGGACACTTCAG gtgtcGCGTCCCAGGGACGTACTACTTTGTGTTCCACGCCTCTTTAGAGGATCGTCTCTGTGTCCTGATGAAGCTGGACGGAAAGCTGCTATTGCCCTTCTGTGATCTCCGCCGAGGGAGAAGACAG GTGACGTCGGGCGGCCTGACCGTCTACTTGTCCAGGGATCAGGAGGTTTGGCTGGAGACTAAAGACTacagagggatgagaggaaagCCCAGCGGTTACAGCATCTTCTCCGGCTTCCTGCTGCGCCCGCACTGA